A DNA window from Candidatus Niyogibacteria bacterium CG10_big_fil_rev_8_21_14_0_10_46_36 contains the following coding sequences:
- a CDS encoding uracil-DNA glycosylase — MKNDNRTEEMRKIKDEVLNLKESPLYKERIKNKALPVIGEGSHNARIMFIGEAPGKNEAETGRPFCGAAGNVLDKLLESISLDRKEVYVTNVVKDRPTSNRDPLPEEIKLYAPFLDRQIDIIQPKVIATLGRFSMGYIMRKFGLESELQSISKMHGKVFEAKARYGLVRILPLYHPAVALYNGSEMDTLKKDFGLLKKFIS, encoded by the coding sequence ATGAAAAACGACAATCGCACCGAAGAAATGCGTAAAATCAAAGATGAGGTGCTGAATCTTAAAGAATCTCCGTTGTACAAAGAGCGGATAAAAAATAAGGCTCTTCCTGTGATAGGTGAGGGAAGCCATAACGCCCGCATTATGTTTATTGGAGAGGCGCCTGGCAAGAACGAAGCAGAAACAGGCAGGCCTTTTTGTGGTGCGGCAGGCAATGTGCTGGATAAGCTCTTAGAGTCCATTTCGCTTGATAGAAAAGAGGTGTATGTAACCAATGTAGTAAAAGACCGTCCCACATCAAATAGGGACCCTCTGCCTGAAGAAATAAAGCTATATGCGCCGTTTTTGGATAGGCAGATAGACATCATTCAGCCGAAAGTCATCGCAACACTTGGGCGGTTTTCTATGGGTTATATTATGAGAAAGTTTGGGCTTGAATCCGAGCTCCAATCCATAAGCAAGATGCACGGCAAGGTGTTTGAGGCAAAAGCAAGGTACGGCTTGGTAAGAATTCTCCCTCTCTATCACCCCGCAGTTGCCCTTTATAACGGGAGCGAGATGGATACGCTTAAAAAGGATTTTGGGCTGCTGAAAAAGTTTATATCATAA